In Pedobacter heparinus DSM 2366, the following are encoded in one genomic region:
- the thiL gene encoding thiamine-phosphate kinase yields MFENKERTDIAELGEFGLIKHLTDHFKIRHESSIKGIGDDAAVLNFGNKEVLVSTDLLLEGIHFDLAYVPLMHLGYKAIQVNLSDIYAMNGIASQVTVSIGLSSKFPLEAVEEIYKGIALACDKFNIDLVGGDTSSSKQGLVISVTSIGYADKKDVVYRNGAQEGDLLCVSGDLGGAYVGLQILEREKQIFLEHPDIQPDLEGKDYIIERQLKPEGRRDIVDLLAQMDIVPTSMIDVSDGLASEVMHLCQQSEKGVTLYEEKLPIDPMTYETARELGLDPTVCALNGGEDYELLFTIKQADYDKLKHDVDISIIGHITDKNSGCKMISKSNVVHELKAQGWNAFKL; encoded by the coding sequence ATGTTTGAAAATAAAGAACGCACGGATATAGCAGAATTGGGAGAATTTGGCCTGATCAAACACCTGACTGATCATTTTAAAATTAGACATGAAAGTAGCATAAAGGGCATTGGTGATGATGCTGCTGTATTAAATTTTGGAAATAAGGAAGTTTTGGTTTCTACAGACCTGTTACTGGAAGGTATCCATTTTGACCTGGCTTATGTACCGCTCATGCACCTGGGCTACAAGGCTATACAGGTTAACCTGAGCGATATTTATGCTATGAACGGCATTGCCAGTCAGGTAACGGTTTCGATTGGTTTATCCAGTAAATTTCCGCTGGAAGCGGTAGAAGAAATTTATAAAGGGATAGCGCTGGCCTGCGATAAATTCAATATAGACCTGGTGGGTGGTGATACTTCATCCAGCAAACAGGGACTGGTGATCAGCGTAACCAGTATCGGCTATGCGGATAAAAAAGATGTAGTGTATAGAAATGGGGCACAGGAAGGTGATCTTTTATGCGTTTCAGGTGATTTAGGGGGTGCTTATGTAGGCCTGCAAATCCTGGAAAGGGAAAAACAGATATTTTTAGAACATCCTGATATTCAGCCTGATCTGGAAGGTAAGGATTATATTATAGAGCGGCAGCTTAAACCTGAGGGAAGAAGGGATATTGTTGATTTGCTTGCCCAGATGGACATTGTGCCAACCTCTATGATCGATGTTTCGGATGGCCTGGCCTCTGAAGTGATGCACCTTTGTCAGCAATCCGAAAAAGGAGTGACTTTGTACGAAGAAAAGCTGCCTATTGACCCGATGACCTATGAAACTGCGCGGGAACTAGGGCTTGACCCAACCGTATGTGCTTTAAATGGCGGTGAAGATTATGAGTTGCTGTTTACCATAAAACAAGCCGATTATGATAAACTGAAACACGATGTGGACATCAGTATCATCGGACACATAACAGATAAAAATTCGGGCTGTAAAATGATATCCAAATCCAATGTGGTACACGAACTGAAGGCCCAGGGCTGGAATGCCTTTAAACTATAA
- a CDS encoding DNA recombination protein RmuC has product MEITGIVLLIIILASLLFLLFKKPAAHNTQLLLLELKETEHQKSLNWLRDEKQKLEDELNDLRQNFIAERSKVIKAEENLMAQRERYAEQEKSIAELQQRFKLEFENIAGKILDEKSEKFTLQNKANLDIILNPLKENIKAFEDKVEKVYKAESDERNILKGVIAQLMDQSKQIQEEAGNLTRALKGDSKKQGNWGEVILERVLERSGLTKDREYRIQSSLSSSEGSRMQPDVIIDLPDDKHIIVDAKVSLVAYERLVTADKDEEKEIQLKQHLISIKTHIQGLSGKNYQELYQINSPDFVLLFIPIESSFGIAVQQDAELFNYAWDRKVVLVSPSTLLATLRTIASIWKQERQNRNVLEIARLSGSMYDKFVGFLTDMESIGRNIKLSQDAYDKAINKLSTGTGNLSNTSEKIKKLGAKATKQIDTKFLDSVLPEEEGL; this is encoded by the coding sequence ATGGAAATAACAGGAATAGTTTTATTGATCATCATTCTGGCCAGTCTTCTCTTTTTATTGTTTAAAAAGCCCGCTGCCCATAATACTCAGTTGCTACTTTTAGAACTAAAAGAAACAGAACACCAAAAATCCTTAAATTGGTTAAGGGACGAAAAACAAAAGCTGGAAGATGAACTGAACGATCTTCGTCAGAATTTTATTGCAGAACGCAGCAAAGTGATCAAGGCAGAAGAAAATTTAATGGCCCAGAGGGAAAGGTATGCTGAACAAGAAAAATCTATAGCCGAACTTCAGCAACGCTTTAAACTGGAATTTGAAAATATTGCCGGTAAAATACTGGACGAAAAATCGGAAAAATTTACCCTGCAAAACAAGGCAAACCTCGATATCATTTTAAATCCCCTTAAAGAAAACATCAAAGCTTTTGAAGACAAAGTTGAAAAAGTGTATAAAGCCGAATCTGATGAACGCAACATTTTAAAAGGGGTAATTGCACAGCTGATGGACCAGAGTAAACAGATCCAGGAAGAGGCCGGCAATTTAACCAGGGCCCTTAAAGGCGACAGTAAAAAACAGGGCAACTGGGGAGAAGTGATACTGGAACGTGTCCTGGAGCGCTCCGGTTTAACCAAGGATAGGGAATATAGGATACAAAGCAGTTTAAGCTCGTCTGAAGGCTCCAGGATGCAGCCGGATGTAATTATTGACCTTCCGGATGATAAACACATTATCGTTGATGCCAAGGTCTCTTTAGTAGCTTACGAGCGATTGGTAACAGCAGATAAAGATGAAGAAAAGGAAATACAGCTCAAACAGCATTTAATTTCTATAAAAACACATATCCAGGGTTTGTCAGGAAAGAACTACCAGGAGCTTTATCAGATCAATTCACCTGATTTTGTATTGCTTTTTATTCCTATTGAATCTTCTTTTGGTATTGCTGTACAACAGGATGCCGAACTTTTTAATTATGCCTGGGACCGTAAAGTTGTATTGGTAAGCCCTTCTACCTTACTGGCTACCTTACGTACCATTGCCAGCATCTGGAAACAGGAAAGACAAAACAGGAACGTGTTGGAAATAGCCCGTTTAAGTGGAAGTATGTACGATAAATTTGTAGGTTTTTTAACCGATATGGAAAGTATAGGCCGGAACATTAAACTGAGCCAGGATGCTTATGATAAGGCCATTAACAAGTTATCGACAGGTACCGGGAACCTGTCCAATACCTCAGAAAAGATAAAAAAATTAGGTGCCAAAGCAACAAAGCAGATTGACACCAAATTTTTAGATTCTGTTTTACCTGAAGAAGAGGGTTTATAG
- a CDS encoding zinc metallopeptidase, which yields MGTYFVLIIPILIISMFVQWRFRNRFSKYAEMQLNSGFSGKEVAEKMLQDNGIFDVKVMSTDKALSDHYNPEDKTVNLSTDVYYGRSVAAAAVAAHECGHAVQHARSYHWLQLRSNMVPVVSITSNLLQWVLIVGVLLIAFTFNPIVLGIGVLGLALITIFSIITLPVEFDASKRALLWLKNNKSVLYTTEEHVQAKDALWWAAMTYVVAAMGALANLFYYASILFGRNK from the coding sequence ATGGGAACTTATTTTGTTTTGATAATCCCGATACTGATAATTAGCATGTTTGTGCAGTGGCGTTTTAGAAACAGATTTTCTAAATATGCAGAGATGCAGTTAAATTCAGGGTTTTCGGGAAAAGAGGTGGCTGAGAAAATGCTGCAGGATAATGGGATTTTTGATGTAAAAGTGATGAGCACAGACAAGGCCTTATCCGATCATTACAATCCTGAAGATAAGACAGTCAATTTAAGTACTGACGTATATTACGGAAGAAGCGTTGCGGCAGCTGCAGTGGCAGCACATGAATGTGGACATGCGGTACAACATGCCCGATCCTATCATTGGTTACAATTGAGATCAAATATGGTACCTGTAGTCAGCATCACTTCAAATTTGCTGCAATGGGTATTGATTGTTGGTGTATTGCTGATTGCTTTTACCTTTAACCCAATCGTATTGGGCATTGGTGTACTGGGTCTGGCCTTAATTACCATATTCAGCATCATTACTTTGCCGGTTGAATTTGATGCCAGCAAAAGGGCTTTATTGTGGTTAAAAAACAATAAAAGTGTGTTGTATACTACTGAAGAACATGTTCAGGCAAAAGATGCCCTTTGGTGGGCCGCTATGACTTATGTGGTTGCGGCAATGGGTGCCCTGGCCAATCTGTTTTACTATGCTTCTATTCTTTTTGGCAGGAATAAATAG
- the apaG gene encoding Co2+/Mg2+ efflux protein ApaG — protein sequence MVTAITLGVKISVETTYQEEHSNPANAHFMFAYRITIENLTDYAVQLKRRQWFIFDSNGTQREVEGEGVVGEQPVIEPGASHSYVSGCNLNTDMGTMSGNYLMYRIADDRDFIVDIPEFELIVPYRLN from the coding sequence ATGGTTACAGCTATTACATTAGGCGTTAAGATTTCAGTTGAAACAACTTACCAGGAAGAACATTCTAATCCGGCTAACGCACATTTTATGTTTGCTTACCGCATTACAATTGAAAACCTGACCGACTATGCCGTACAGCTTAAAAGAAGGCAGTGGTTTATATTTGACTCTAATGGTACACAAAGAGAAGTAGAAGGTGAGGGCGTTGTTGGTGAACAACCCGTAATAGAACCTGGGGCCAGCCATTCTTATGTATCAGGCTGTAATTTAAACACGGATATGGGTACCATGAGTGGTAATTACCTGATGTACCGGATTGCCGATGACAGGGACTTTATTGTAGATATCCCCGAATTTGAATTGATTGTACCTTACCGCTTAAATTAA
- the dusB gene encoding tRNA dihydrouridine synthase DusB, which produces MSVKIGNIDLGEFPLLLAPMEDVSDPPFRFVCKQSGVDMMYTEFISSEGLIRDAAKSRAKLDIFEYERPIGIQIFGSEIDHMREATEIATLAGPDLMDINYGCPVKNVACRGAGASLLQDIDKMVRMTEAVVKATHLPVTVKTRLGWDDNTKNVEEVAERLQDIGIQALTIHGRTRAQLYKGEADWTLIRQIKRNPRIKIPIFGNGDVDSIRKAADWRLEYEVDGIMIGRAAIGYPWIFREIRHFFNTGKTLAGPSIEERVSVCRTHFEKSIAWKGPRVGIFEMRRHYANYFKGIPDFKSYRMQLVKEENIDTIHSILDEIAEKYQHIYPAGEMA; this is translated from the coding sequence ATGTCCGTAAAGATAGGAAATATTGATCTGGGAGAATTTCCCTTATTGCTTGCACCGATGGAGGATGTAAGCGATCCGCCTTTCCGTTTTGTATGTAAACAAAGTGGGGTGGATATGATGTATACAGAGTTTATTTCATCGGAAGGACTGATCAGGGACGCGGCTAAAAGCAGGGCAAAACTGGATATCTTTGAATATGAAAGACCAATAGGCATACAGATTTTTGGCAGCGAAATAGACCACATGCGTGAGGCTACTGAAATTGCTACGCTGGCTGGGCCTGATTTAATGGACATCAACTATGGCTGTCCGGTTAAAAACGTAGCCTGCAGGGGCGCTGGTGCCAGTTTGCTCCAGGATATCGATAAAATGGTACGGATGACTGAAGCCGTTGTAAAAGCCACACATTTACCTGTAACGGTTAAAACAAGGCTGGGTTGGGACGACAACACCAAAAATGTGGAAGAGGTGGCAGAACGTTTGCAGGATATAGGTATCCAGGCTTTAACCATTCATGGCCGTACCAGGGCACAATTGTATAAGGGAGAAGCCGACTGGACACTGATCCGTCAGATCAAAAGGAACCCCAGGATAAAAATCCCGATTTTTGGAAACGGGGATGTGGACAGCATCAGGAAAGCGGCCGACTGGCGCCTGGAATATGAGGTAGATGGCATCATGATCGGCAGGGCCGCCATTGGGTATCCCTGGATATTCAGAGAGATCAGACATTTCTTTAATACAGGGAAAACCCTGGCGGGTCCGAGCATAGAAGAAAGGGTTTCCGTATGCCGTACACATTTTGAAAAATCCATTGCCTGGAAAGGACCAAGAGTTGGTATATTTGAAATGAGGCGTCATTATGCCAATTATTTTAAAGGCATACCCGATTTTAAAAGCTACAGGATGCAATTGGTTAAAGAAGAAAATATAGATACTATTCACAGTATTTTAGATGAAATAGCTGAAAAATATCAACATATTTACCCGGCCGGTGAAATGGCTTGA
- a CDS encoding CPBP family intramembrane glutamic endopeptidase yields the protein MGSIEEIKEENTPFVQLLMLCFYAFLGLFVFLAIGFAVIYLKYGGSLVQNMDWLSSTEASYLPAQRILITAQQIGLFLVPALLLAKIEGGRINGFYGFKRPDAGLLLLVLLMMAGALPLLEWVTQLNQKMSFPAALKGVENWMKAAEDQGMKMTIALLKMENIGMFLLNIGMIALLPAVAEELMFRAGLQRIFGRMFNNPHLAIWFSAFVFSAIHMQFYGFLPRLLLGATFGYIYFWSGSLWYAIFGHFLNNAYAVCAAWYMQKNNIPLSEADKTMDIAWYGYVISVGLTFLLFRYFKKQTQ from the coding sequence ATGGGTTCTATAGAAGAAATTAAAGAAGAGAACACCCCCTTTGTACAGCTGTTGATGTTGTGCTTTTATGCTTTTTTAGGCCTGTTTGTATTTTTAGCTATAGGTTTTGCAGTGATCTATTTGAAATATGGCGGGAGCCTGGTGCAAAATATGGACTGGCTGAGTAGTACTGAAGCAAGTTACTTGCCCGCACAGAGAATACTGATAACAGCCCAGCAAATCGGTTTATTTTTAGTGCCCGCCCTGCTGCTTGCTAAAATTGAAGGCGGCCGAATCAATGGTTTTTATGGATTTAAAAGACCTGATGCAGGGCTGTTGTTGCTGGTATTGCTGATGATGGCCGGTGCCCTGCCCTTGCTGGAATGGGTGACCCAGTTGAACCAGAAAATGAGCTTTCCTGCCGCTTTAAAAGGTGTAGAAAACTGGATGAAAGCAGCGGAGGACCAGGGTATGAAAATGACCATTGCCTTATTAAAAATGGAGAATATAGGGATGTTCCTGTTGAATATAGGAATGATTGCCCTGCTACCGGCTGTGGCCGAAGAACTGATGTTCAGGGCAGGCCTGCAGCGTATTTTTGGCAGAATGTTTAACAATCCACACCTGGCGATCTGGTTTTCAGCTTTTGTATTCAGTGCCATACATATGCAGTTTTACGGGTTTTTACCCCGATTGCTGCTGGGGGCAACATTTGGGTATATCTATTTCTGGAGCGGCAGCTTATGGTATGCCATATTTGGACATTTTTTAAATAATGCCTATGCGGTATGCGCAGCATGGTATATGCAAAAAAACAATATACCTTTGTCGGAGGCCGATAAAACGATGGACATTGCCTGGTATGGTTATGTGATCAGTGTCGGATTGACCTTTTTGCTGTTCCGATATTTTAAAAAACAAACTCAATGA
- a CDS encoding phosphatidate cytidylyltransferase, which yields MKTRAITAFFFTIVMLGSIFLGAYTFTFFYLILSLAALFEFFGMIKTAGIRPHRNIALVAAALIFLMTAGYHLLQFETKFMLLIVPLIFSVFISELYKKEKIPFSNISYTFVGFIYVTAPFCFFYSLGFIQETATYNFHLPLAFLLMLWASDTGAYLFGMKFGKTRLFERHSPKKSWEGFFGGVFTSVLVAYLISLCFTEISPFIFGGMAVLIVCFGTLGDLVESMLKRSLNVKDSGNILPGHGGFLDRFDGLLIAAPVVYAYLYLILN from the coding sequence ATGAAGACAAGAGCAATAACTGCTTTCTTTTTTACCATTGTAATGTTAGGTTCTATATTTTTAGGGGCCTATACCTTTACTTTTTTTTACCTCATTTTAAGTCTTGCCGCTTTATTTGAATTCTTTGGTATGATTAAGACTGCAGGCATCCGTCCGCACAGAAATATTGCGCTGGTTGCAGCAGCACTTATTTTTTTGATGACGGCAGGCTATCACTTACTACAATTTGAAACTAAGTTCATGCTGCTCATTGTACCCTTAATTTTCTCGGTATTCATCAGTGAGCTGTATAAAAAGGAAAAAATACCTTTTTCTAATATTTCCTACACATTTGTAGGGTTTATCTACGTTACAGCACCCTTTTGTTTCTTTTATTCCTTAGGTTTTATACAGGAAACAGCCACTTATAATTTTCATTTACCACTGGCTTTTTTATTGATGTTATGGGCCAGTGATACTGGAGCGTATCTGTTTGGGATGAAATTCGGAAAAACACGTTTGTTTGAACGCCATTCGCCTAAAAAATCATGGGAAGGCTTTTTTGGTGGTGTCTTTACCAGTGTACTGGTGGCTTATTTAATTTCTTTATGCTTTACGGAGATCAGTCCATTCATATTTGGTGGAATGGCGGTCTTGATCGTCTGTTTCGGTACACTTGGAGATCTTGTCGAATCCATGCTTAAACGAAGTTTAAATGTAAAGGATTCCGGTAATATACTGCCAGGCCACGGAGGTTTTTTAGATCGCTTTGACGGACTTTTAATTGCTGCGCCGGTAGTTTATGCTTATCTGTACCTGATACTGAATTAA
- a CDS encoding DUF3820 family protein — MNPQLLQDLVTMQMPFGKYKGRIICDLPESYLVWFHQEGFPPGKLGEMIATLYEIKLNGLEYLLEPLKKRK; from the coding sequence ATGAACCCACAGCTGTTACAAGACCTGGTTACCATGCAAATGCCTTTCGGCAAATATAAAGGCCGGATCATCTGTGACCTGCCAGAATCTTACCTGGTCTGGTTTCATCAGGAAGGATTTCCGCCAGGAAAACTGGGCGAGATGATCGCAACACTTTATGAAATCAAATTAAACGGACTGGAATACCTTCTGGAACCCTTAAAGAAGAGAAAATAA